In Neisseria perflava, the DNA window TTGGCGGGCTTCGCGTGCCATATCGCCTTCCTGCAAGCCGAGGAAGATTTGTTCGGCACGGTCAACCAAGCCTGCGCTTTGGTAGTTTTGCGCCAATTCAAAAAGCACGCGTGCGCGTTTTTCGTTGACTGTGTCGGGCGAATCGAGCAGGGCGCGGTGCATATTGATGGCTTTGTCGTTTTCGCCGCGTTGGCGGTAGAGCTTGCCTAGGGTCAGGTTTAAGTCGTATGACTGCGGCTGCTGGTCGATTACTTCCGCCAATTCTCGCGCGGCACGGCCGCTGTTGCGGTCAACAAGGGCATCAAGGCTTTTGTAAAACCCTGCCGGTATGCTTTTGGCCTGTTTCAGGACGGTCTTCATATCGACGCGCGCGGCAAACCAGCCCATAGCGAAGAAAACGGGGAGGAGGACGATGGGCAGTAAGATGACCCACAATTCGTTGTCCATGGTATTCCTTTATTGATTGGTGGCGTTACGCTTTGGGAGTGGTTTCGGAAGTCGTTGCCGGTGTTTCGGTTTTGACCGGGGTCAGGTCTTTTTCGGAAAGGTGGGCGTATTTTTTCACTTCGGCACGCAGGCGGTTGTTTTCGCTGCGCAGGGTCAGCAGACGGCCGAAGAGGGCAAACATACCGAACACGATGCCGATAATAAAGGCGCCGAAAAGCACGACAATCAGCGGCAGATTGACGTTTTGGCCGGGCAGGTAGAAGAAGGATACGGTGTGGGTATTGGTGATGGCCAGCAGGAGGAAAACAAGAAGAATCAGGATTTTGATGATGGTAGAGATGAGTTTCATGGGTTACTCCGGGTTGGCTGCGGTTGGGGCAGGCCGTCTGAAAAATGGTATCAGTTTAAACGATTTGCCGGATTTCGGATAGGACGGCATGTTTCAGACGGCAGGGGGACGGAATCTTTAATGCTGACGGGTACTTGTCAAACCCATATTGAAAGGCGTATTGTTCAGTCTTTAATTATTATCTTACAAATCAGAATAAGAAAGGCAATCATCATGAGCAGACCAGTTCCAGCCGTATTCGGCAGCGTTTTTCACGCTGAAATGCCCGTTATCGCTTATCGTGAAGGTAAATGGCAGCCGGTAGAGTGGCAATCTTCCACAGACCTGACAATCGCCCCAGGCGCGCATGCTTTGCATTACGGCAGCGAATGTTTTGAGGGCTTGAAGGCATTCCGTCAGGCAAACGGCAAAATCGTGATGTTCCGCCCGACCGCCAACATCGCGCGTATGCAGCAAAGTGCGGATATTCTGCACCTGCCGCGCCCTGAGACTGAGGCTTATTTGGATGCTTTGATTGAATTGGTCAAACGCTCTGCCGAAGAAATTCCTGATGCGCCAGCCGCGTTGTACCTGCGTCCGACTTTGATCGGTACCGATCCTGTGATTGGTAAAGCCGGATCTCCTTCCGAAACAGCCTTGCTGTACATTTTGGCTTCTCCTGTCGGCGACTATTTCAAAGCCGGTTCGCCCGTTAAAATCTTGGTGGAAACCGAACACATCCGTTGCGCCCCTCATATGGGCCGCGTGAAATGCGGCGGCAACTATGCTTCAGCCATGCCTTGGGTGTTGAAAGCCAAAGCTGAATATGGTGCAAACCAAGTGTTGTTCTGCCCGAATGGCGACGTTCAGGAAACCGGCGCGTCTAACTTTATCCTGATTAACGGCGATGAAATCATTACCAAACCGTTGACAGACGAATTCCTGCACGGCGTTACCCGTGATTCCGTGCTGACTGTTGCCAAAGATTTGGGCTACACCGTTACCGAACGCAACTTTACCGTTGATGAGCTGAAAGCAGCTGTGGAAAATGGCGCAGAGGCGATTCTGACCGGTACGGCTGCGGTTATTTCTCCGGTAACTTCTTTCGTGATTGATGGCGAAGAAATCGAAGTGAAGAGCCAAGAGCGCGGTTATGCAATCCGTAAGGCGATTACCGACATCCAATACGGTTTGGCAGAAGACAAACATGGCTGGTTGGTCGAAGTTTGTTAAATAGAACGCATTCAATAAAAAAGGCCGTCTGAAATATTTTTTCAGACGGCCTTTTTTATTGGATTTTAGAGAGGGAAGACAAATAATAAAATGCTAAATTTTACAAACAAACGGTAGCATTTTAAGATAATCGGTATATAATGCGCAATTATGTTGTAAAAATACACATTGAAAATATCGAATTTTATTGATTTTTCGATGAAGTTAAAAACATTTATAGATATTTATTTTGTATATTTTGTAAATTTAGTTAAATGGGGAATGCTAAAAACATATTGTGTTAGAATTCCCCTCCTTTTTGGCTTCGCGGGATTAACTCTGTCCGCCAAAAAAGAAAAACAATGCAAGATAAAACCATTTTTATTTTGCTATAAAAATCAAAAATAACTTAACTTTGGATGAACTAATCAATTAAAAAGGGACTCTGATACATTTTCCGTCAAAAATAACCGGACACATGGTGCGCGGACAGATTGCCTATAAAAGTCATCCAAGGGTTCTGTCCAAGCACCATTACCGTTTTCAATCAGAAAATCGGCAGAAGGGGAAACGCTGCCGAGTTTCTCAAAGTGGCCAGCTTTATACAGGCAATTGCTGTTACGACAGAATCCGTCTTACCTCTTTATTCATCGAACTTTTTTGTTGCACGCTTGTGCGGTGGGAAAGGACGATATTTGATACAAGGAAATACGCTGATTATGTCACATAAACTTGCCCCTCTTGGCCGTACCCATATCCGTCAAGGCTCCTCAACTCCTGAAACCACTTCCGAATCATCTTCTCCTCTAAAAGAATGGATACACACCCAAAATTTTGGGGGAAGTCCGTCTGTTTTTCCTGAACCCAAGCAATTAAGCGGTAAAAATACTGTAACGAAAGAATCGGTTCATGTGGCTGAGGCAGCAAGATTAAACAGTACCTCATCATCTTCAGACGGCGTTGTAACAAAAATGCGTGTCGTACGGGCTAGTGTTGCTTCTGCAGGCAGCGTTTCCAGTAAAAATACCATTGCGTCTAAAGTAACGGACAAACAGGTTGTTTCAAAAGAGCCGGTAAACAAACCGGTTAATCAATCGATGGAAAAAATTTTGGCTGAAAAGCAAAAAAAATACGAAGAGGCTAAAGCAAAAAAAATAGCCGAAGCCGCCACAGCCAAAGCAAACGCCGTCGAGCATGCAAAAGAAGCGCATAAAGCAGCAGTCGAAAAAGCGATTGCAGAGCGTAAAGCCAAACAAGACGCTGCCCGCAAAGAAAAAGAGGCAGAAGACAGAATTGCCGAAGGAAAAAAAACAGTCGAAATTGTGCATAAAAAGATTTTGAACGATTCAGACGGCCATAATAAAGTCGTGAGCGTTTCTTCCAGCAAAAAAACAGCCATGAGTCACGATAGCCACCTCAGTTCAGTCAAAGAAAACAAAATTGACGATCATGCCGAAAGCAGGGCTGTTGTATCTGGAAAATACCGCGTGTATCAATCTAAAGAGTACGGTAATTATGTTCGCGTGAATGATTTTGGTGCCGATGCGCAGGGTAAAAAAGACAGCCTTCAGGCATTTAAAGCGGCTTTAGAAGCGGCTCATAAAGAAAAAGCCATGGTCTTCTTGGATGGTACCTACTATATTTCCAACCAGATTGTGATGGATAAAACCGTTTCCGGTGCACGCGGTTTGTTTGGTTCGGGGATGGGCAAAACCAAAGTAACGTTTGATAAGGTGCAGACGGGTGTGTTCAATCCGAACACCAACCATGATGATATTCGCCAATTTGCCGGTATCTTGATCGATGGACAAAACAATAAAACCATTGCCAACTTGTCGGTTCAATATACCAACCCTGATTTTTACCGCAAAGGCTTAAGCTATTTTGGCAAGGTAAACGGCATTTTGGTAAACGATGCGGACAATACTTTAATCAGTAAAGTAGAAGTTTCCGGTGCCAATCGTGCTGGTGTGATGTTTACGTCGACCGCTTCTTTGGAAAAGGAAAAAGGTCAAAAGCTGACCTTTAAAGAGCGCGTACAAAGCGGCGAAATTGATGAAAAATATGAAGCGCTGCCTTTGGGTGAAAACAACCGTATTGTTGATTCGTATCTGCACCACAACCGCGTTGCCGGTGCGCTGATCGGTTTCCAACAAAACTTTATCGGCGAGGGCAACCGTTTGGATTGGAACGGCCACGAAGCGGACGGCGGTACCGGCTACGGTATGGCTGTGGTTGCGGGCAGCTACAATTACGGTGTCACATACCGTAAAAATACGACCAACCACAACTACCGCAAAGGCTTGGATGTGCATGATGGTACAGGCATTGTCATTGAAGACAATGTGTTAACAGGTGACCGGCTGTATGGTATTGCTGCTTACAACCGCCAGTTTTCTATGGATAAAGTCAAAATTACCGGCAATACCATTATCCAAGACCCGAGCTTCCGTTTGAATGTTGATGATGACTTGGGCAAGTACTATCACATGTATTCAGGTATCCAGGTGCAAACCAATACCCAATACAAAGATTTGCACTCGGCTAACAAAGGCTATTTCGATATCAGCAATAATGTCATTAAAAATCTGACGGTTTATCAAAACAATATTCAGACTTACGCGATTGAGTTCCGTAACCATGAAAGCAAAATGGATTACACGCTCAATATGGCAAATAACAAGATCAGCGGCGAATCCACCAAATATCTGATTGCCGTCATCAACGATACCTACGACCGCGTTTTATCTAAAAACGGCATTGGCAGCGGTACTATTACCATTAGCGGCAATGATGCCGATATCGGCAAGATTATGAAAGGCGCAGTACCGGTTTATGTGGAAGAACACCATGGTAATGTCGCTATGCATGGTGCGGTGACAATTCACAACAACAAAATTTCCGTGCGTGAAAAATCTGACGGCTATGTCGAATTTGCTTATTTGAAAAGCAATGCCAAAGAGTACAACATCACTAATAACACATTGAAACTTGGTGGTGCCCTGGATGATGTTTTGGTAGACGTATACAGTACCAACCCTAAGGGCAAGGCATCTTTAAATGTAGCCAACAATAAAATCATGACGGACATCAAAGACGAACTGTATGATTCATGGCTGCGCTTTGAAAATAACATCAAAACGTATTCAGAAGGCAATAGCCATAATGGTGCAGCACTGACAAAGGTGAATACGACCGGCAGTAAAGTTGCCTTGAGCGATATCTTGTCAGAAGCCAACTATATTGTCGCAACAACTAAAGATGCTGTGTATCACCATACTAAGAATGTGTATACATCAGGAGTGGAAGAGCATCATACAACGACAGGGATTTTGTAAGCTGTTGAAGCTGTAATCTTTATGGTCTAAATATCGATAAATAAAAAAAGGCCGTCTGAAAATTTTCAGACGGCCTTTTCATCTAACTCACATTATTTAGCCAGTTCGGCACGCAGTTTGTGGGTTACATTCATCATCACTTGGAGTTGTTCCAGAGTTTCTTTCCAGCCACGGGTTTTCAGGCCGCAGTCTGGGTTAACCCACAGACGTTCAACCGGTACAACCTCGATGGCTTTGCGCAACAGGTGCTCAACTTCAGCTTCAGTCGGTACGCGTGGGCTGTGGATGTCGTAAACACCCGGGCCGATGTCGTTCGGGTATTTGAACTCGCCGAATGCAGTCAAGAGCTCCATATCGGAACGTGAAGTTTCAATGGTGATGACGTCAGCGTCCATGGCGGCGATGGCAGGTAAGATGTCGTTGAACTCAGAGTAGCACATATGAGTGTGGATTTGGGTGCTGTCTTCGCAACCGGTAGAGGACAGGCGGAAAGATTCGCCGGCCCAGTTCAGGTAGGCATCCCAATCGGCACGTTTCAAAGGCAGACCTTCGCGGATGGCAGGTTCGTCAATTTGGATGACTTTGATGCCAGCTTTTTCCAGATCCAATACTTCGTCGTTCAGAGCCAGTGCGATTTGTTTGCATACGGTAGAGCGAGGAATATCGTTGCGGACGAAAGACCATTGCAGAATGGTTACAGGGCCGGTCAACATACCTTTCATCGGGCGTTTGGTCAGGCTTTGAGCGTAAGTAGACCAAGCGACAGTCATGGCTTCAGGACGGCTTACGTCACCGAAGATGATAGGTGGTTTAACGCAGCGTGAGCCGTAGCTTTGTACCCAGCCGTATTGGGTGAATGCAAAACCGCTCAACAGTTCGCCGAAGTATTCAACCATGTCGTTACGCTCGGCTTCGCCGTGTACCAGTACGTCCAAGTCCAGTTTTTCTTGCTCTTCAACCACCAAGGCGATTTCTTTTTTCATCGCGGCTTCGTAATCGGCGGCAGACAGTTCGCCTTTTTTGAAGGCTGCGCGTGCTTGGCGGATTTCGGTAGTTTGTGGGAAAGAACCGATGTTGGTAGTCGGCAGCAGAGGCAGGTTCAACCATGCTTGTTGCGCTTTGATACGGTCGGCAAATGGAGATTTGCGTTGGTCTGCATTGGCAGGCAAATCGGCCAAGCGTTTGGCAACGTCTGCACGGTGGATTTCACTGCTGTTGGCACGGGAGTCGGCAGCAGCTTGGCTGGCAGCCAGTTCTTCGGCAACAGAATCACGACCTTCATTCAATGCGGCTTTCAGAACGCGCAATTCTTGGGTTTTTTGCAGGGTGAATGCCAACCAAGAGTACAGGTCAGGTTTGTTGGCTTTCAGTTTTTCTTCAACTGACAAGTCAAATGGAGTGTGCAGCAGAGAGCAAGAGCTGGAGATCCACAAACGGTCGCCCAGTTTGGCTTGCAGAGGCTCAACAGTTTCCAAAACTTTGTTCAGGTTGGCGCGCCAAATGTTGCGGCCGTCGATAACGCCGGCAGACAGAACTTTGTCGTAGTCGGCAAATGCGTCCAGTTGCTCAGGGGCGCGTACCAAGTCGATGTGCAGGCCGTCAACAGGCAGGGATTTCAGCAAAGCAGCGTGTTCGGCAACAGAACCGAAGTAAGTGCTCAACAGGATTTTGGCGCTTACTTTGCTCAAAGTAGCGTAAACGTCTTTGTATGCTTCTACCCATTCTTTAGGCAGGTCAACAGTCAAAGCTGGCTCGTCGATTTGAATCCACTCGGCACCGGCTTCAACCAAAGCAGTCAGGATTTCAACGTAAACAGGCAACAGTTTAGGCAACAGGCTCAGACGGTCGAATTCAACGGCGCCTTTTTCTTTACCCACCCACAGGAAAGTCAACGGACCAACAACGGTCGGTTTGGCTTTCAGGCCCAAAGCTTGGGCTTCTTGCAGCTGTTGAACGTAGTGTTTGGCGTTGGCTTTGAATTCGGTATCGGCGTGGAATTCAGGCACCAAGTAGTGGTAGTTGGTGTCGAACCATTTGGTCATTTCGATAGCGAATTGGTCTTTGTTACCACGCGCCAGT includes these proteins:
- a CDS encoding LapA family protein; this encodes MKLISTIIKILILLVFLLLAITNTHTVSFFYLPGQNVNLPLIVVLFGAFIIGIVFGMFALFGRLLTLRSENNRLRAEVKKYAHLSEKDLTPVKTETPATTSETTPKA
- a CDS encoding right-handed parallel beta-helix repeat-containing protein, whose product is MEKILAEKQKKYEEAKAKKIAEAATAKANAVEHAKEAHKAAVEKAIAERKAKQDAARKEKEAEDRIAEGKKTVEIVHKKILNDSDGHNKVVSVSSSKKTAMSHDSHLSSVKENKIDDHAESRAVVSGKYRVYQSKEYGNYVRVNDFGADAQGKKDSLQAFKAALEAAHKEKAMVFLDGTYYISNQIVMDKTVSGARGLFGSGMGKTKVTFDKVQTGVFNPNTNHDDIRQFAGILIDGQNNKTIANLSVQYTNPDFYRKGLSYFGKVNGILVNDADNTLISKVEVSGANRAGVMFTSTASLEKEKGQKLTFKERVQSGEIDEKYEALPLGENNRIVDSYLHHNRVAGALIGFQQNFIGEGNRLDWNGHEADGGTGYGMAVVAGSYNYGVTYRKNTTNHNYRKGLDVHDGTGIVIEDNVLTGDRLYGIAAYNRQFSMDKVKITGNTIIQDPSFRLNVDDDLGKYYHMYSGIQVQTNTQYKDLHSANKGYFDISNNVIKNLTVYQNNIQTYAIEFRNHESKMDYTLNMANNKISGESTKYLIAVINDTYDRVLSKNGIGSGTITISGNDADIGKIMKGAVPVYVEEHHGNVAMHGAVTIHNNKISVREKSDGYVEFAYLKSNAKEYNITNNTLKLGGALDDVLVDVYSTNPKGKASLNVANNKIMTDIKDELYDSWLRFENNIKTYSEGNSHNGAALTKVNTTGSKVALSDILSEANYIVATTKDAVYHHTKNVYTSGVEEHHTTTGIL
- the ilvE gene encoding branched-chain-amino-acid transaminase, encoding MSRPVPAVFGSVFHAEMPVIAYREGKWQPVEWQSSTDLTIAPGAHALHYGSECFEGLKAFRQANGKIVMFRPTANIARMQQSADILHLPRPETEAYLDALIELVKRSAEEIPDAPAALYLRPTLIGTDPVIGKAGSPSETALLYILASPVGDYFKAGSPVKILVETEHIRCAPHMGRVKCGGNYASAMPWVLKAKAEYGANQVLFCPNGDVQETGASNFILINGDEIITKPLTDEFLHGVTRDSVLTVAKDLGYTVTERNFTVDELKAAVENGAEAILTGTAAVISPVTSFVIDGEEIEVKSQERGYAIRKAITDIQYGLAEDKHGWLVEVC
- the metE gene encoding 5-methyltetrahydropteroyltriglutamate--homocysteine S-methyltransferase translates to MTTLHFSGFPRVGAFRELKFAQEKYWRKEISEQELLAVAKDLREKNWKHQAAANTDYVAVGDFTFYDHILDLQVATGAIPARFGFDSQNLSLEQFFQLARGNKDQFAIEMTKWFDTNYHYLVPEFHADTEFKANAKHYVQQLQEAQALGLKAKPTVVGPLTFLWVGKEKGAVEFDRLSLLPKLLPVYVEILTALVEAGAEWIQIDEPALTVDLPKEWVEAYKDVYATLSKVSAKILLSTYFGSVAEHAALLKSLPVDGLHIDLVRAPEQLDAFADYDKVLSAGVIDGRNIWRANLNKVLETVEPLQAKLGDRLWISSSCSLLHTPFDLSVEEKLKANKPDLYSWLAFTLQKTQELRVLKAALNEGRDSVAEELAASQAAADSRANSSEIHRADVAKRLADLPANADQRKSPFADRIKAQQAWLNLPLLPTTNIGSFPQTTEIRQARAAFKKGELSAADYEAAMKKEIALVVEEQEKLDLDVLVHGEAERNDMVEYFGELLSGFAFTQYGWVQSYGSRCVKPPIIFGDVSRPEAMTVAWSTYAQSLTKRPMKGMLTGPVTILQWSFVRNDIPRSTVCKQIALALNDEVLDLEKAGIKVIQIDEPAIREGLPLKRADWDAYLNWAGESFRLSSTGCEDSTQIHTHMCYSEFNDILPAIAAMDADVITIETSRSDMELLTAFGEFKYPNDIGPGVYDIHSPRVPTEAEVEHLLRKAIEVVPVERLWVNPDCGLKTRGWKETLEQLQVMMNVTHKLRAELAK